The following coding sequences are from one Triticum dicoccoides isolate Atlit2015 ecotype Zavitan chromosome 4A, WEW_v2.0, whole genome shotgun sequence window:
- the LOC119283910 gene encoding putative receptor-like protein kinase At4g00960 gives MSPEAQQMHRHHPWDLHATAQVAPCRPLHVRERDGPTVGRSGQTRKATRNALLIIAACSIVLVAGIIVLLRRRCLFPDRQSIQLGSLGPRQFSPRQLKRATNNFSHLLGKGAFGLVYKGTLEDKEVAVKKLSRRMVGVGATDFGNEARLLMAIKHKNLVKLLGYCNRGENRLLCLEYLSGGSLDKLIYAKTPGGGGLDWCARYQVVQGICSGLQYLHHELDPEQRIVHMDLKASNVLISRNERGDITNVKIADFGLSKLFRADLTHSYTELVIGLKAYMAPEYLSRGRISAKVDIYCFGVLILEIVTGDCANVNDSSVEFIDRVRREWGNGDVRRITVESCSDDCIPQARNCIDIALDCIQEDPDRRPDATEIGQRLSLSRTCGTVHAMQAISIDRTQV, from the exons ATGTCGCCTGAAGCACAACAAATGCACCGACACCATCCATGGGACCTGCACGCCACCGCTCAGGTCGCGCCGTGCCGGCCCCTGCATGTGAGGGAACGAGATGGCCCTACTGTCGGTCGCTCCG GGCAAACTAGGAAGGCAACAAGGAATGCACTGCTGATTATTGCTGCTTGCAGCATCGTTTTGGTGGCTGGGATCATCGTTCTCCTCCGGCGTCGTTGCCTCTTCCCTGACAGGCAAAGCATACAGCTTGGCAGCTTGGGGCCAAGGCAATTTTCACCGAGGCAGCTCAAGCGTGCGACCAACAACTTTTCACATCTGTTGGGTAAAGGTGCATTTGGTCTTGTCTACAAG GGGACCTTGGAAGACAAGGAGGTGGCTGTAAAGAAACTAAGTCGCCGCATGGTTGGAGTCGGAGCGACCGACTTCGGCAACGAAGCCAGGCTCCTCATGGCGATTAAGCATAAGAATCTGGTGAAGCTGTTGGGGTATTGCAACAGAGGCGAGAACAGGTTGCTTTGTTTGGAGTATCTCTCCGGTGGAAGCCTCGACAAGCTAATCTATG CTAAGACGCCCGGAGGAGGAGGACTTGACTGGTGCGCACGATACCAAGTAGTACAAGGAATATGTTCGGGCTTGCAATATCTTCATCATGAATTGGACCCTGAACAGAGGATCGTGCACATGGATCTAAAGGCGAGCAACGTGCTGATCAGCCGTAACGAGCGCGGAGACATCACCAATGTAAAAATCGcggatttcggcctgtcaaagctcTTCAGAGCGGACCTTACACACTCCTACACTGAACTGGTCATTGGTCTAAA GGCGTACATGGCCCCGGAATACCTTAGCAGGGGCAGGATCTCAGCCAAGGTGGACATATATTGTTTCGGCGTTCTTATTCTGGAGATAGTCACTGGCGACTGCGCCAACGTGAATGATTCCTCGGTCGAATTCATCGACCGG GTGCGCAGGGAGTGGGGCAACGGAGACGTGAGAAGGATCACGGTGGAAAGCTGCTCCGACGACTGCATTCCACAAGCTCGCAACTGCATCGATATAGCGCTGGACTGCATCCAGGAAGACCCCGACCGCAGGCCGGACGCGACAGAGATAGGCCAGCGGCTCTCGCTTTCTCGTACCTGCGGCACAGTCCATGCGATGCAAGCTATAAGCATCGACCGAACTCAAGTATAA